The Magnolia sinica isolate HGM2019 chromosome 10, MsV1, whole genome shotgun sequence genome includes a window with the following:
- the LOC131217539 gene encoding nucleosome assembly protein 1;2-like, translated as MHDGKKVVVKSQHDELEAKIFEERAALEAKYQKMYDPLYAKVAFYVALGIEGTPTEDKATEGVPNFWLTAMKTNEVVGEEVNDSKNDVSPTRDEGALKYLKDIKWFRINDPKGFKLKFFFDPNPYFKNTVITKTYHMIGDDEPILEKAIGMEIEWYLGKSLTQKVLKKKPKKESKNAKPITKTKQCDSFFNFFNPPQVPDDDDDDDDDEVEQLQNQIEQDYNVGSTIRDKIIPHAVSWRRLNGGRHPSVILSFQTYIQGSSRDSRKSSLRSEFAARM; from the exons AGCCAACATGATGAGCTGGAGGCAAAAATTTTTGAGGAGAGAGCGGCACTTGAAGCTAAGTACCAGAAGATGTATGATCCATTGTATGCAAAG GTAGCTTTTTATGTTGCTCTGGGCATTGAGGGAACACCTACAGAGGATAAAGCTACAGAAG GAGTACCAAATTTTTGGCTCACTGCAATGAAAACCAATGAAGTGGTTGGTGAGGAGGTAAATGACTCAAAAAATGATGTTTCACCAACtc GCGATGAAGGGGCTCTCAAGTATCTCAAAGATATCAAGTGGTTCAGAATTAATGATCCCAAGGGCTTCAAGCTCAAATTCTTCTTTGATCCTAACCCATACTTCAAGAACACTGTTATAACAAAGACATATCACATGATTGGCGATGATGAACCTATTCTTGAGAAGGCCATAGG GATGGAGATTGAATGGTATCTTGGAAAGAGCCTGACACAGAAGGTTCTGAAAAAGAAGCCAAAGAAGGAATCAAAGAATGCCAAGCCCATCACAAAAACTAAACAATGTGATAGTTTCTTCAACTTCTTCAATCCACCACAAGTcccggatgatgatgatgatgatgatgatgatg AGGTTGAGCAGCTTCAGAATCAAATAGAGCAGGATTATAATGTTG GGTCAACTATTAGGGATAAAATCATTCCCCATGCAGTTTCATG GCGGAGATTAAATGGCGGCCGTCACCCGTCAGTTATACTTTCGTTCCAAACTTATATCCAGGGCTCTTCAAGGGATTCGCGCAAATCGAGTTTGAGGAGTGAATTCGCAGCACGCATgtga